Genomic window (Methanocaldococcus sp.):
GTTAAAAGTTGTTAGTGAAGTAACAGACAAAGGAGGAAAGGTATTAATTCCTGTTTTTGGTGTAGGTAGGGCTCAGGAATTGATGTTAGTTTTAGAAGAAGGATACAATCAAGGAATTTTTAATGCTCCTGTGTATTTAGATGGAATGATCTGGGAGGCAACTGCTATACATACAGCATATCCTGAATATTTATCAAAAGAGATGAGGCAAAAAATATTCCACGAGGGGGATAACCCATTCTTATCAGAAGTTTTTAAAAAAGTAGGAAGTACTAATGAAAGAAGGAGAATTATTGATAGTGACGAACCTTGTATAATATTAGCCACTTCTGGAATGCTAACAGGAGGACCAAGTGTTGAATATCTAAAAAACTTAGCTCCTGACGAGAAAAATGCAATAATATTTGTAGGTTATCAAGCAGAAGGAACTTTAGGTAGAAAAGTTCAGAGAGGTTGGAAGGAAATTCCTATAGTTACAAGAAATGGTAAAACAAAATCAATTCCAATAAATTTACAAGTTTATACTATTGAAGGATTCTCTGGTCATTGTGATAGGAAGCAGTTAATTAAATACATTAGAAAAGTAAAACCATCTCCAGAAAAGGTTATTATGGTTCATGGAGAAGAAAGAAAGTGTTTAGATTTTGCAGATACTGTTAGAAGATTATTTAAAAAACAAACCTATGTTCCAATGAATTTAGATGTAATAAGGGTTAAATAAATCTTTTAAATAAGAGGGTTCTCCTATGAAGTTAAAATTAAAAGTTCCTCAATGGCACTATTCACTAATAACTGATTATGAAAGATTATCTATTTTTAAAAAAGTTATAGAAAAGGCAGTTGATTCAGATGATGTTGTTTTTGATTTAGGAACAGGTAGTGGAATACTGGCAATGATAGCGGCAAGAAAGGCTCGAAAGGTTTATGCTATTGAACTCGACCCCTTTACTTATGATTATGCAAGAGAAAATATATCTATCAATAAATTTGAAAATATAGATATTATTGAGGGAGATGCAATAACTTACAACTTTAATGAAAAGACAGATGTAGTTATTGCAGAACTTTTAGACACTGCCTTAATCACTGAACCACAAGTTAAAGTTATAAACTCAATTATTGAGAGAGATTTATTAAAAAAAGATGGAAAAATAATTCCTAATAAGGTTATCAATACTATACAACTTGTAGAATCTAAAATGACTCACATTTATTATGATGAAGAAATTGAATCAGAAGAAGTTTCTAAAGAAGTTGTTTATGAGGAAGTAGATTTTTATAAAATAAATTCTTTAAAGGTAAATTACACTTTAAAATTAAATTTAGAGAAAAACTGTAAAAATTTGGGGATAAAGTTAAGAACTTATACAATATTAGATTCTGAAAATATAGCAGGACAGACACCAATGTTAAATCCTCCATTAGTAATTCCACTAAATAAAAATGCAGATAAAGGAATTGTAAAAATAAATTTATCTTATAAAAGAGGAGGAGACTTAGAGAGTATAAAAGTAAGATTACTGTGATATTTATGATATATGAGGTAGTAATTGCCACAAAAAAAGATGATAAAGATAATAAAGCCCCTATTGGAATTTATTTTAAAGATAATAAAATTATTATGCATCTTTTTTATGGTTCTCATACATACTATAATCTTCTAACTGAGAATTACTTTTCAGTTAATGTTGTTCATCCTATTGAGTT
Coding sequences:
- a CDS encoding 50S ribosomal protein L11 methyltransferase, with the translated sequence MKLKLKVPQWHYSLITDYERLSIFKKVIEKAVDSDDVVFDLGTGSGILAMIAARKARKVYAIELDPFTYDYARENISINKFENIDIIEGDAITYNFNEKTDVVIAELLDTALITEPQVKVINSIIERDLLKKDGKIIPNKVINTIQLVESKMTHIYYDEEIESEEVSKEVVYEEVDFYKINSLKVNYTLKLNLEKNCKNLGIKLRTYTILDSENIAGQTPMLNPPLVIPLNKNADKGIVKINLSYKRGGDLESIKVRLL